From Terriglobales bacterium:
AGGACTCGGCCTGGCTTAAAACCGCGGCGGCATTGCTGCGCTGGAGTGGATTCAGTGCTGTGGAAACCGTTTTCCAGCGCCTGGAGCAGGAACAAAAGGGCGCTAATCGTTTGGTATTAGTTCGCCTTATCGGACAGACCGGCGCCGCGGCGCTGGAAGTTGCGCGCAAAAAATTAAATGACGAGCGTTGGTACGTCGTACGTAACGCCTGTACCGTTCTGGGTGAATTGAAAGACCCGGAATTACTGCTTTGCCTGCGTGGCCCGCTGTGCCACTCCGACCACCGGGTGCAGCAAGCAGCCTTGAATGTAGTCACCAAAACTCGACTGCCTGGCCGAGCAGAACTCCTCGCAGACTCGCTGACCCAGTTTGCCCCGTCGCTTCTCGATCCCGTGTTGGATGAGCTTCTGTATTTGAGAGATCCAAGCGCCTTAGGTGGATTAGAAGGCTTTTTGTTTGGCGACGCTGCCAGCAAGTCACGCTTCGGCACCAAAGCGGCGAAAGTTCTGGCCGGCATTCCCGGCGACCATGCACTGGAGCTTCTGGCCAAAATTCTTGGGGAAGTATCTTTTGACAATGCCACCCGAAAAGTGGCGCTTGCCGCATTGCAGAAGAGCGACTCTGACGCCGGTCAACGGCTGTTGTCGGAATTCGTGCGCTCCTCCCCGGACGACCCCCTGGCTGCGCAGGTCAAACTTGCTTTTCGTGCCTCGAAGTAGGGTTTGGAGCCGCCGTCCCGTCCCCCAGACGCGTGGCAAGTTCATGAGCTTTAAGGCTACTCTGGCCAACAGCTACTCACTTAGCAACATCTGAGTTCTCCGGATACGTACATCCCGTCCGGAGGCGCGGCACGATGGGGCGCAAGTGGTTCTTTTACGGCGTATTGGGACTGTTATTGATTCTGACTGCGTGTGGAGGCACAGGCTCGGGTTCGAGACCCGGCGATCCCCCAGGCGCGCCGCCCCCGCCACCACCAACACCAGATCCGCCCCCTGTTTCTCTCACCCCAATTAATCACATCATTTTCATGGCCCAGGAGAACCGCGGATTTGACCACTACTTCGGCCACCTGAATCAGTATCGCGCGTCGCTCGGATTACCCGCGGACGTGGATGGAACTCCCGATAACGCTTCCAATCCCACTCCGGATGGCAGCGGAACGGTCACGCCATTTCCCATGAACAGCATGTGCATTGAAAATCCCAGCCCTTTTTGGAATGAAAGCCACGTCGACTTCAATCTGGTTCATCCGACTTCGACCACGCCTACCCTCGATGGCTTTGTTACCACCGCCGCCGGCGATGCTATACACGGATTCGATAAGGCAGGCCGCCGCGTCATGGGGTATTACGACGAACGCGCTCTCCCCTACTACTACTTCATGGCTTCAGAATTTGCCACTTCGGATCGCTGGTTTTCTCCGGTCATGACGCGGACGCAGCCTAACCGCATGTATCTGCTGGCCGGGACTTCTGCCGGCCGCGTTCGACCCATTCCGGCATCCGGAGCCGGCTCCGCACCGTTGCCCAACAAAACCATTTTTCAGCAACTCGACGAGAACCACATCAGCTGGAAGATCTACATTACGGACTCGCCTCCCGACAGCTATCTTGGAATGTTCACCTACGCTCAAAAGCCCGAGGTGAAGGCCAAGATGGTTCCCGTGATTCCGGACTACTTCAACGATCTAGCTAACGGAACCTTGCCGCAGGTTGCGATGATCGAGGGTGGCTATCAGGATGGCAAAGATGAACATCCGGCCGAGGGGGCGCCTGGGGGATCGGTGCAGGAAGGCTCTCATTACGTTGCTTCACTAATTAATGGGCTGATGAACAGCTCATCCTGGAAAGATTCGGTGTTTATTTTGACTTGGGATGAGGGCGGCGGGTTTTATGACCATGTTGCGCCGCAGCGCATGCCGAGCCCTGACGGCATTCCACCCAAAGATCTAATGGGGCCGAGCAGAGGTCAGAAAGCCGATGTTTGTTGGAGCTCCAAAGGCTTGGATCCTAGTCCGATTTGTGATTTTAAGTACACCGGCTTCCGTGTGCCCCTGATTGTGGTCTCTCCCTTTACAAAGAAGCATTACGTATCCCACACGGTTGCGGATTACACCGCCATCCTTCGCCTGATCGAACAGCGTTTTAACCTGCCAAACCTGTCAGAACGCGATAAAGCGCAGATGAATATGGGTGAGTTTTTCGATTTCAACAATGTACCCTGGCGGGTTCCGCCGGTGCCCCCCGACCAACCTAAAGATGGCCCCTGCTACATAGACAAACTTCCGTAAAGAAGTCGCAACGCTCAGAATTTATTCTTGGAGCGAAACCAATCTATAGTCGGCGAGTAGATGATCGGTCTGCTGGTGCATCCCTGGAGTGTTGTAATTCATGGCTTGCCAGCAGGCGTCACCGGTGGGTGTGCTGCTGCAGCCTTCAATTCCCTCAAAGCCATCTCAGTCTTTCGCCACTGCTTTGGTTTGAGGGAAAGGTTCGCGGGTCCGCTGGCGAAGTACGCAAGAATGTTGGCCTTCAATGCGGGTGTCAGATGGGAAAAATGGTCGTGTTCGAGCCGGCGGACCAGACTCGCATAAGTTGTGTCTGCCAAAGAGTACCGGCC
This genomic window contains:
- a CDS encoding alkaline phosphatase family protein, whose protein sequence is MGRKWFFYGVLGLLLILTACGGTGSGSRPGDPPGAPPPPPPTPDPPPVSLTPINHIIFMAQENRGFDHYFGHLNQYRASLGLPADVDGTPDNASNPTPDGSGTVTPFPMNSMCIENPSPFWNESHVDFNLVHPTSTTPTLDGFVTTAAGDAIHGFDKAGRRVMGYYDERALPYYYFMASEFATSDRWFSPVMTRTQPNRMYLLAGTSAGRVRPIPASGAGSAPLPNKTIFQQLDENHISWKIYITDSPPDSYLGMFTYAQKPEVKAKMVPVIPDYFNDLANGTLPQVAMIEGGYQDGKDEHPAEGAPGGSVQEGSHYVASLINGLMNSSSWKDSVFILTWDEGGGFYDHVAPQRMPSPDGIPPKDLMGPSRGQKADVCWSSKGLDPSPICDFKYTGFRVPLIVVSPFTKKHYVSHTVADYTAILRLIEQRFNLPNLSERDKAQMNMGEFFDFNNVPWRVPPVPPDQPKDGPCYIDKLP